A stretch of the Nerophis ophidion isolate RoL-2023_Sa linkage group LG27, RoL_Noph_v1.0, whole genome shotgun sequence genome encodes the following:
- the LOC133544572 gene encoding probable ribonuclease ZC3H12C gives MGQKNHEEAEAGLILDLDLDLGLEYLHVVGAERQAGITDGPPPAMEEQEDIHLSTTSTPQESSETEGGPQVSFGPALTGPLNPNEGQSCWTHGKSLHQPLCRTQCVDLGTEGPPEPPTPLQLSELQQDLKIPQLQHAPESQSNPSASEPAPPPTAADKEYRAKLDFALKLGYSEETVRLVLSKLGPHTLINDILGELVKRGPSDGEQPVGSSASTSTSLSSCSSYSSSDMQTSQRLDSPCPPESLCDQENLRPIVVDGSNVAMSHGNKEVFSCQGIQLAVDWFLERGHHDVTVFVPAWRKEQSRPDAPITDQEILRRLEKEKILVFTPSRRVQGRRVVCYDDRFIVKLAYESDGIIVSNDNYRDLANEKPEWKKFIDERLLMYSFVNDKFMPPDDPLGRHGPSLDNFLRKRAVVPEQKKQPCPYGKKCTYGHKCKYYHPERGAQPQRAVADELRASAKTCVSTKNQGDTGLVKSHSVPAASMEARKGVAKRQSDPGVRALSYSEAEDKLSAKGRTDSQKNNACAGGTASASPAPGGQDEQSRASTPHCVAPAPSHDLYPHCESPDLNYYSVARAYSGLRISSRRSPEARFPTDGDLRLGSMGSAGSECGSESSTSCGSSCDSYGERPCPTCHQDALADDGGHYASPHGRSYFRQTASSHELCSFHLSEYANVPQGHVTNAHSYHSGAARGQGWTHEQASDAGPKRPLYPLPLHFQHQPLAARSSCPGDYRTVTPPNPPGSPLARCLDPTRAGSASDSHLYQHPYASHHLKTLPTWDAYYGEPPPPPPRYAPGAYQSLPASWHSPHWAQDGYTPPPSSHPVHYLSHPPHLAPSPHPESPAHGRHGDAREKAYTNLCNIFPSELVSRVMARNPHVTDPQQLAAAILAEKAQAGY, from the exons ATGGGCCAGAAGAATCATGAGGAGGCAGAAGCAGGACTTATCCTGGACCTGGACCTGGACCTGGGGCTTGAGTATCTCCATGTCGTAGGTGCTGAGCGGCAGGCTGGCATCACCGACGGGCCTCCTCCTGCCATGGAGGAGCAGGAGGACATCCACCTCAGCACCACCTCTACCCCCCAGGAAAGTTCTGAGACAGAGGGTGGGCCACAGGTGTCTTTTGGTCCTGCGCTGACTGGCCCCCTCAACCCAAACGAGGGCCAGAGCTGCTGGACACACGGTAAGAGCCTCCACCAGCCGCTGTGTCGCACACAGTGTGTGGACTTGGGCACCGAAGGTCCTCCCGAGCCACCGACCCCACTTCAACTGTCAGAGCTCCAGCAAGATCTCAAGATCCCTCAACTCCAGCATGCACCTGAGTCCCAGTCCAACCCCTCCGCATCCGAACCTGCCCCCCCCCCTACTGCTGCGGACAAGGAGTATCGAGCCAAACTGGATTTTGCGCTGAAGCTGGGCTACTCGGAGGAGACGGTGCGGCTGGTCCTGTCCAAGCTGGGGCCGCACACTCTCATCAATGACATACTCGGGGAGCTGGTCAAACGAGGCCCTTCAGATGGCGAGCAACCAGTCGGGTCGTCGGCCTCCACCTCAACATCTTTGTCGTCCTGTTCCTCTTACAGTTCCTCCGATATGCAGACAAGTCAGCGACTGGACTCGCCGTGTCCGCCAGAGTCTCTTTGCGACCAGGAGAACCTGCGCCCCATCGTTGTGGACGGTAGTAACGTAGCCATGAG CCACGGCAACAAGGAGGTGTTCTCCTGCCAAGGCATCCAACTGGCTGTTGACTGGTTTTTAGAACGTGGCCACCATGATGTTACAGTTTTTGTTCCGGCGTGGAGAAAGGAGCAGTCCCGGCCAGATGCCCCGATAACAG ATCAGGAGATCTTGCGGCGGCTGGAAAAGGAAAAGATCCTCGTGTTCACGCCATCGCGCCGCGTCCAAGGTCGGCGCGTGGTCTGTTACGACGACCGCTTCATCGTCAAGCTCGCTTACGAGTCGGACGGCATCATCGTATCCAACGACAACTACAGGGACCTCGCCAACGAGAAACCCGAGTGGAAGAAGTTCATCGACGAGCGACTGCTCATGTACTCCTTTGTCAATGACAA ATTCATGCCCCCAGACGACCCCCTGGGGCGCCACGGTCCCAGCTTGGACAATTTCTTGCGGAAAAGAGCGGTGGTGCCGGAGCAGAAGAAGCAGCCTTGTCCGTACG GTAAAAAGTGCACATACGGACACAAGTGTAAGTACTACCACCCCGAGAGAGGCGCTCAGCCGCAGCGCGCCGTGGCGGACGAGTTGCGAGCCAGTGCCAAGACGTGCGTGTCCACCAAGAACCAGGGCGATACGGGCTTAGTGAAGAGCCACAGCGTGCCGGCTGCTAGCATGGAGGCCAGGAAAGGCGTGGCAAAGCGGCAGTCGGACCCTGGCGTGCGAGCTCTGTCGTACAGCGAGGCGGAGGACAAGTTGTCCGCCAAGGGGAGGACGGATAGTCAGAAGAACAACGCGTGCGCTGGCGGTACTGCGAGCGCCTCACCAGCTCCAGGAGGCCAGGATGAACAGTCCCGAGCAAGCACTCCTCACTGTGTGGCCCCGGCCCCCAGTCATGACCTTTACCCCCACTGCGAGTCCCCAGACCTCAACTACTACTCGGTGGCGCGGGCGTACAGCGGCCTGCGTATCTCGTCCAGACGCAGCCCGGAAGCCCGCTTCCCCACGGACGGCGACCTGCGTTTGGGCTCCATGGGCTCTGCCGGCTCGGAATGCGGCAGCGAAAGCAGCACAAGTTGTGGCAGCAGTTGCGACTCGTACGGCGAGCGGCCGTGTCCCACCTGCCACCAGGACGCTTTGGCGGACGACGGCGGCCATTACGCCAGTCCCCATGGCCGCTCCTATTTCCGCCAGACCGCATCGAGCCACGAACTGTGCAGCTTTCATCTAAGCGAATACGCAAATGTCCCACAGGGTCACGTGACCAACGCCCACAGCTACCACAGCGGGGCAGCACGCGGTCAAGGCTGGACTCACGAGCAGGCGTCCGACGCTGGACCAAAGCGGCCACTCTACCCGTTACCGCTTCATTTCCAGCACCAGCCGCTCGCCGCACGCTCCAGCTGCCCGGGCGACTACCGCACAGTGACGCCTCCCAACCCTCCCGGCTCGCCCCTCGCCCGTTGCCTGGACCCCACCCGGGCGGGGAGTGCTTCTGACTCTCACCTGTACCAGCATCCCTACGCATCCCACCATCTGAAGACTCTGCCCACCTGGGATGCGTATTACGGcgagccgccgccgccgccacctcgGTATGCGCCGGGGGCCTATCAGAGCTTGCCGGCGTCATGGCACTCACCTCACTGGGCACAAGACGGCTACACGCCACCGCCCTCGTCTCATCCCGTGCACTATTTAAGTCACCCGCCCCACCTCGCACCATCGCCACACCCCGAGTCGCCCGCACACGGACGCCACGGGGACGCCAGGGAGAAAGCGTACACCAACCTGTGCAACATCTTCCCCTCGGAGCTGGTGAGCCGGGTGATGGCGAGGAACCCCCACGTCACGGACCCACAGCAGCTTGCCGCCGCAATCTTGGCGGAGAAAGCTCAGGCGGGCTACTAA